ccttttatatatgaatacTGACAAGTTTGAAAACCTTTAGAATTTTCCAAGTACAactgtgttaaaaaaaaaatggcaaaaccGGCGGTGACACCAGTAATATCTGCGAAAGATTtggtatgtatatatatatacatacatttaaattgttacttatacataaattttgaTATGATTCGTTTCTCTTAGAAAAgatggaaaaattatattattagaaatataattttattttagtacTTACGCAATAAAATTTCTATGATTATTttcaggaaaaaattgcagaagAATTAAAACTTAAAACATTCTATGatgatttctttttaaagagtGAACAACCTAAACCTGCCGATCCCTGTAAAATATTCGAAACGccagacaaaaaaaaagaaaatgaaagaaatatatgCCTAAAGCTCGTACGTCATTTAGAGAAAATTGGTGAAATCACGGAAAAGTCTAAGCGCGATGattattgtaattatttaacTTACTGGTTTTATGATGAATTAGGGGAAATATATAAGGattactcaaaaaaaaaagaagatatatCTTCCTTTAATGAACTTATTGGTGTAGTGAATAAGGTTAATATACCACAGAGCCGATATCCGAAGTGTACTTTAAAGTCTGAAACTGGAGTAAGTTTGgatgaatggaaaaaaaggaaactgtcttatatttataagaaaaattacaatgaTATTAAAAGCAAGGTTAGTTctcaagaaaaagaaaaatgtgataaatattctaaatatcttgataatattaataagttatatataaattataagaCGAAAAAATGTAGCTGGTTTACCTTGAGTCCGGATTATGCAGATTGTTATGATAGATATAACCCAAATTCCATCATAACCGAATTAGCAAAATGTAAGACTCAAGGATCTAGAAGTAGTCAATCTTCAGTACTAGGATGGTTATGGGGAAGTTCATCACCTAAAACAGCTCCAAGTAAAGGTTCTCCAGGTGCTCAGGAACCAGCAAAAACTGCAGTTGTGAACAATCCTGGGAGGATATCATCCGCAGGGGGTAAGGCTACAGGAGCTGAACAAGCAGGTGGGAACAAAGGGTTAGCATCTGTAGCATCCTCACAAAGTAGAGAAGTATTAGGTAGAACCCAAAATGCTGTAGGAGTATCACCACTTGGAAGTTCGCAAGCAGGAGTTCATATGCTACATGAAAGTAAAGATATTCAACAAGTTAGCTATACGACCTTGCCTACAGCTCCTGAGGTTAACCCTGATACATCTAATTTTTTGGACAAAACATTTGGTATATTGAAATCAGATTATTTTCGCCACTCAATAGTAGGCGCTTCAATAATAGGAGTACTTgtattcctattttttttctttaaggtaaaaaattattttaatacatatgaatattatggtaatatttataatatctatttctttatgtttttaattttgaagtaaatatattgtgtgtttttttcgtatttctATGTTAGTCAACTCCGATAGGATCGCAAACAAATAAAggtgaaaagaagaaaagaaagccTCAGAATAATTACTATGATgaatatgaagaagaattaCCAAGATATGAGTCACAACAGTCATTGGCGGAGTCCCAAATGAGCGATGcatatatatcatatcaACCTAGGCGTGACCGTTATTACTAATTAGGTAYataataagaaaaacattttgaataaCCGTTTTGATAAGCAAATTCTAGATACCCAATTRATtaatgattattattataaagRATATAAAAACGgaaattattaaacaaatatatttaataKAATACARttttataat
This genomic stretch from Plasmodium vivax scf_6752 genomic scaffold, whole genome shotgun sequence harbors:
- a CDS encoding variable surface protein Vir4-related (encoded by transcript PVX_074690A); the protein is MAKPAVTPVISAKDLEKIAEELKLKTFYDDFFLKSEQPKPADPCKIFETPDKKKENERNICLKLVRHLEKIGEITEKSKRDDYCNYLTYWFYDELGEIYKDYSKKKEDISSFNELIGVVNKVNIPQSRYPKCTLKSETGVSLDEWKKRKLSYIYKKNYNDIKSKVSSQEKEKCDKYSKYLDNINKLYINYKTKKCSWFTLSPDYADCYDRYNPNSIITELAKCKTQGSRSSQSSVLGWLWGSSSPKTAPSKGSPGAQEPAKTAVVNNPGRISSAGGKATGAEQAGGNKGLASVASSQSREVLGRTQNAVGVSPLGSSQAGVHMLHESKDIQQVSYTTLPTAPEVNPDTSNFLDKTFGILKSDYFRHSISTPIGSQTNKGEKKKRKPQNNYYDEYEEELPRYESQQSLAESQMSDAYISYQPRRDRYY